Proteins found in one Saccharomyces kudriavzevii IFO 1802 strain IFO1802 genome assembly, chromosome: 11 genomic segment:
- the IRS4 gene encoding Irs4p (similar to Saccharomyces cerevisiae TAX4 (YJL083W) and IRS4 (YKR019C); ancestral locus Anc_1.284): MRLTFGKQRYHGGTTVALTEQGASDSLHAAQAIFQNHSNEGIRPCPPSTVNTNAQTRSPGPSLQRPRQRQEQKKARIRTKQVPRIKTTAPDGIELSRTHTSKIADRDDVGNTAQMAAALAHSQSKLNTDSNHPHYSALDTIKVLETSKLSRLLAIHSRPSSRNASNESLALHTENGSQENLFSPPSSSRRLSSTSAEPAINKDGSKPLLKYKPSPPSQSSFVDNRILYENENQSLTSIESRHSLNMDTSDVISNRSQTSLSQTINQLSLCESEPSIASSSTPTTANNQGNGLPNLVPNYSSDMRKKKLVNKFKRKVFGVKTRNSFSQYEVYVNNEDLEQHEQQSGLKFKTTLRKNSVGTAPGNDHANSLQVGDVRYKYNPANDTYDVYDNTDSDSESDPGQDTLTKPRKRDRIKRKIKKSANKTTHHRPIHRTGNRKFNEDKPWKSHTDITFVTDNERKRYESMWVSNRHRHLNLLSWWPSLTHDSTVINNLPEDGLILNVIVHDIWKRSYLPNNLLAEIYTKVDSRKDGTLDRKSFIVGMWLVDQCLYGRKLPNIVEQCVWDSVDRYTSTTVVPVSTLKAMAKQKKKQMKEEIKNIKKENRVVLIDHNSPS; encoded by the coding sequence ATGAGACTCACGTTTGGTAAACAGCGTTATCACGGCGGTACAACAGTGGCTTTGACCGAACAAGGAGCATCCGATTCCTTGCATGCTGCGCAAGCTATCTTCCAGAATCATTCCAACGAGGGCATCAGGCCATGTCCTCCATCTACGGTGAACACAAATGCCCAAACAAGGTCGCCAGGGCCATCGCTACAAAGGCCAAGGCAGAggcaagaacaaaagaaggCACGCATACGGACGAAACAGGTTCCAAGAATCAAAACAACAGCTCCCGATGGTATTGAATTGTCAAGAACACACACTTCAAAAATCGCAGACAGAGACGATGTCGGTAATACTGCTCAAATGGCCGCGGCTCTAGCACATTCGCAATCTAAACTCAATACGGACAGCAATCACCCCCATTATTCGGCGTTGGATACGATAAAAGTATTGGAAACTTCAAAACTGAGCCGCTTGCTAGCCATTCATTCCCGCCCATCTTCAAGAAACGCCTCTAATGAATCGTTGGCGCTCCACACCGAAAATGGCTCTCAGGAAAATTTGTTTAGTCCACCTAGTTCCAGTAGAAGACTATCATCAACCTCTGCCGAGCCTGCCATTAATAAAGACGGCAGTAAACCTCTACTCAAATATAAGCCCTCTCCGCCCTCGCAATCATCATTTGTCGATAATAGGATACTGTACGAAAACGAAAATCAGTCATTGACTAGTATCGAATCTAGGCATAGCCTCAATATGGACACATCTGACGTCATTTCAAATAGGTCGCAGACAAGTCTGTCCCAAACAATTAATCAGCTTTCTCTATGTGAATCGGAGCCGTCCATTGCAAGCTCGAGCACCCCCACTACTGCAAATAACCAGGGAAACGGGTTGCCCAACTTGGTTCCCAATTATTCCTCTGACatgaggaaaaagaagctaGTTAATAAGTTCAAACGAAAGGTTTTTGGAGTTAAAACTAGAAACTCGTTCTCCCAATATGAAGTATACGTGAACAATGAAGATTTGGAACAACATGAACAACAGTCAGgtttgaaattcaaaacaacACTACGTAAAAATTCAGTAGGTACAGCCCCTGGAAACGATCATGCGAATTCACTGCAGGTGGGAGATGTGAGGTATAAATACAATCCTGCGAACGACACATATGATGTGTACGACAATACGGACTCAGACTCAGAATCAGATCCAGGTCAGGACACTTTAACCAAGCCTCGTAAAAGGGATAGAATTAAAAGgaagatcaagaaatctGCCAATAAAACGACACATCACAGGCCCATTCATCGCACCGGGAATCGAAAGTTTAACGAGGATAAACCTTGGAAATCCCATACAGATATAACCTTTGTCACGGACAATGAAAGAAAGCGCTACGAAAGTATGTGGGTGAGCAATAGACACCGacatttgaatttgttgagCTGGTGGCCCTCCTTGACACACGATTCCACAGTAATTAACAATTTACCTGAGGACGGGTTGATCTTGAACGTTATTGTCCACGATATCTGGAAGCGATCCTACCTACCCAATAACTTATTGGCCGAAATCTATACAAAAGTTGACTCAAGAAAGGATGGTACATTGGACAGAAAATCTTTCATTGTCGGGATGTGGCTCGTAGATCAGTGCTTATATGGCAGGAAACTACCCAACATCGTCGAGCAATGCGTTTGGGATAGCGTGGATAGATATACGTCTACCACAGTGGTTCCAGTGAGTACTCTCAAGGCGATGGccaaacaaaagaagaaacaaatgaaggaagaaatcaagaatatcaagaaggaaaatagAGTAGTTCTTATAGATCATAATAGCCCGTCATGA
- the HEL1 gene encoding E3 ubiquitin-protein ligase HEL1 (similar to Saccharomyces cerevisiae HEL1 (YKR017C); ancestral locus Anc_1.286) — MSSGGEEDHFNSFDKSDSNSIELYESQNTSEFTIHDLLFPKLTSVTSQESEFDINEDEDGVDIMCDGMLDAPITKSSKRILCEGSVPNLNYECLTTKGIFESMLQRVDHLQPIFAIPSADILILLQHYDWNEERLLEVWTEKMDNLLIDLGLSTVANIKKDSDHTSHSREVEFKNDFTCIICCDNKNTETFALECGHEYCIGCYRHYIKDRLHEGNIITCMDCSLALKNEDIDKVMGHPSSSKLMDSSIKSFVQKHNRNYKWCPFADCKSIIHLRDTSSLPEYTRLHYSPFVKCNSFHRFCFNCGFEVHAPADCKITSAWIKKARKESENLNWVLSHTKECPKCSVNIEKNGGCNHMACSSCKYEFCWICEGPWAPHGKNFFQCTMYKNTEDSISKNAEDVNKTLKKYTFYYRLFNEHEVSAKLDWNLGQTVGTKVHALQERMGISWIDGQFLSESLKVLNEGRTVLKWSFAVAFYSDASHNLTKIFIDNQMLLANAVEFLSELLQIKNPEVIMKRRPEFYNKAGYVENRTTALMECGRELLCKGICKVVE; from the coding sequence ATGAGTAGTGGTGGCGAAGAAGATCATTTTAATAGTTTTGATAAAAGTGATTCTAACTCTATTGAGCTCTATGAATCTCAAAACACATCTGAGTTTACCATACATGATTTACTCTTTCCAAAGTTAACTAGTGTAACAAGCCAAGAGTCTGAGTTCGACATTAAcgaggatgaagatggaGTCGATATAATGTGCGATGGGATGCTAGACGCCCCTATTACGAAAAGCAGTAAAAGGATACTATGTGAAGGAAGCGTACCGAATCTTAATTATGAATGCTTAACCACCAAAGggatttttgaaagtatgCTCCAAAGAGTTGACCATTTACAACCTATTTTTGCGATTCCATCTGCAGATATCTTGATACTATTACAACATTACGATTGGAATGAGGAACGTTTATTGGAGGTTTGGacagaaaaaatggacAATTTACTTATAGATCTTGGTTTAAGCACAGTGGcaaatatcaagaaggaCAGTGATCACACTTCGCATTCCAGGGAAGTTGAATTCAAGAATGATTTTACATGTATTATTTGTTGTGATAACAAAAATACTGAAACGTTTGCGTTAGAATGCGGTCATGAGTATTGTATTGGTTGTTACCGTCACTATATTAAAGATAGGTTACACGAGGGAAATATAATTACATGTATGGACTGTTCCTTggcattgaaaaatgaagatatagACAAAGTGATGGGACACCCCTCAAGTAGTAAATTGATGGATTCTTCAATCAAAAGTTTTGTTCAGAAACATAACCGTAATTATAAATGGTGCCCATTTGCCGACTGCAAGTCTATCATACACTTACGAGATACATCTTCCTTACCGGAATATACCCGTTTGCATTATTCGCCCTTTGTTAAATGCAATTCATTTCATAGATTTTGTTTCAACTGCGGGTTTGAAGTGCATGCCCCAGCAGATTGCAAAATCACCAGTGCCTGGATTAAAAAGGCCAGAAAAGAATCcgaaaatttgaattggGTTCTGTCTCATACTAAAGAATGTCCTAAGTGTTCTGTcaacattgaaaaaaacggTGGCTGTAATCACATGGCCTGCTCAAGTTGTAAGTACGAATTTTGTTGGATATGTGAGGGCCCCTGGGCACCTCATGgtaaaaatttcttccaatgTACAATGTACAAGAATACTGAGGATAGTATAAGTAAGAACGCCGAAGACGTTAATAAGACACTGAAGAAATATACGTTTTATTATAGATTATTTAATGAGCATGAGGTCTCAGCCAAGTTAGACTGGAATTTGGGGCAAACGGTAGGTACAAAAGTTCATGCATTACAAGAAAGAATGGGCATTTCATGGATTGACGGACAGTTTTTATCGGAAAGCCTTAAAGTGCTGAATGAGGGACGGACCGTGTTGAAATGGTCATTTGCCGTGGCATTTTATTCGGATGCGTCTCATAATTTAACTAAGATTTTTATCGATAACCAAATGCTTTTGGCTAATGCTGTGGAGTTTCTGTCAGAGTTAttacaaataaaaaatcctGAAGTCATCATGAAGCGAAGACCCGAATTTTATAATAAGGCCGGCTACGTGGAAAATAGAACCACTGCTTTAATGGAATGTGGTAGAGAACTATTATGCAAGGGAATTTGCAAAGTTGTAGAATGA
- the VPS51 gene encoding Vps51p (similar to Saccharomyces cerevisiae VPS51 (YKR020W); ancestral locus Anc_1.283) translates to MAEQISHKKSLRVSSLNKDRRLLLREFYNLENDPNKGEQDAHIEGAAGKSYTEDGQNPDVSASTDGSTGELVKKDALGAAEENQKKGTEDTDEEIQNLPFKKLVQIHNKLLGKETETNNSIKNTIYENYYDLIKVNNLLKEITNANEDQVSKLKQTVETLIKEL, encoded by the coding sequence ATGGCGGAACAGATCAGTCACAAGAAGTCCTTAAGGGTCAGCAGCTTGAACAAGGATAGAAGATTGCTCTTAAGAGAGTTCTACaacttggaaaatgacCCAAACAAGGGTGAACAAGACGCACACATAGAAGGAGCAGCTGGTAAGTCTTATACCGAGGATGGACAAAATCCAGATGTTAGTGCAAGTACTGACGGAAGCACTGGTGAACtggtgaaaaaagatgCACTTGGGGCAGCTGAAGAGaaccaaaagaaagggaCAGAAGATACGGATGAAGAGATACAAAATTTGCCTTTCAAGAAGCTGGTCCAGATTCATAATAAACTCCTGGGGAAGGAAACAGAGACCAACAATTCCATAAAGAATACAATTTACGAAAATTATTACGACCTGATAAAAGTCAACAATcttctcaaagaaattacaaATGCCAACGAAGATCAAGTGAGCAAATTGAAACAAACCGTGGAAACCTTGATCAAGGAACTGTGA
- the SKDI11G2290 gene encoding uncharacterized protein (similar to Saccharomyces cerevisiae IML2 (YJL082W) and YKR018C; ancestral locus Anc_1.285) → MFKVFGFGAREEVPELSQEEKTKAILKQAHDFEQALRAMDYVLDDNADEGLALLDESDAKEGSDQTINALARGVIEFLEATLGFEAEEMKKASATLAKAETLSLKSREKAQKVGLKSSSMYPPGTVYAVTYTESCLLHALLMIFSESMMEAAKAILKLRKSYYMLQEILETIKAANKAKKMELSSGGEDKECTPATFITGGDAFNSVDIPYELSPEEQKDKDLLQFAEQIHSMRVERLSGAHIGNSPAINRLRGQLGLQAMEDLPEREITDHQVLSDDIDLSQATIDEFVHSGVNLCFGILKVVISLLPPAIGAVLSVVGFRGSREEGLRLVWKATKQRNVHGCIGLLALMFYYDGPFQFTDDDFDIPAAIKDSNGSEDSDDEDMDGPTLLHPGKILEDALLQSRALFPNSALWLLNEARMLSGKGRLEEAVALMDSIDVTKIRMRQVKSLMIFDRAITLIHLHQYDRAAEDILSLLDISDWSHAFYTYFAGCCYLENWRMCEMGIMKSDQKDEYQEKAKELIFSSVDLLGKKTFKSKNLPLDRFILRKVEQFKENEEELGVENPLDAIATSPVHEIAYFYNGYNRMSEEHLKLAKKMLTEYRNPAIEALDPDQELVKDLLVSLTLRRLGNIEEGCDILDEKVLPKFFSVQNGKVKYIKKAEDPWAYPTALYERALFTWKLKGMEGLSESKEWLLRAQGYADDYELSTRVGMKIKAAIDRVDHSL, encoded by the coding sequence ATGTTTAAAGTGTTTGGATTCGGTGCGAGGGAAGAGGTTCCTGAGCTTTcacaagaagagaaaacgAAAGCCATCTTGAAACAAGCTCATGATTTCGAACAGGCATTGCGTGCGATGGATTACGTCCTGGACGATAACGCTGATGAGGGCTTGGCACTGCTAGATGAGAGTGATGCTAAGGAAGGATCAGATCAAACTATTAATGCCTTGGCTCGTGGtgtcattgaatttttggagGCGACTTTAGGTTTTGAAGCTGAGGAGATGAAAAAGGCTTCTGCCACTTTGGCTAAGGCAGAAACTTTGTCATTGAAAAGCAGAGAGAAGGCCCAGAAGGTTGGTCTGAAAAGTAGTTCTATGTACCCACCCGGGACGGTTTATGCCGTGACTTATACTGAGTCCTGTCTTTTGCATGCCCTATTGATGATCTTCAGTGAAAGTATGATGGAGGCAGCCAAGGCGATTTTGAAGCTCAGAAAATCGTACTACATGttgcaagaaattttggaaactaTTAAAGCTGCAAATAAGgccaagaaaatggaacTATCGTCTGGTGGTGAAGATAAAGAATGCACGCCAGCAACCTTTATAACTGGTGGCGATGCGTTTAATTCCGTTGATATTCCTTATGAACTAAGCCCAGAGGAACAAAAGGACAaagatcttcttcagtttgCCGAGCAAATCCATAGCATGAGGGTTGAAAGATTGTCCGGCGCCCATATTGGTAACTCTCCTGCAATTAATAGACTGAGAGGTCAATTGGGTTTACAAGCAATGGAAGATTTGCCAGAGAGGGAAATTACCGACCATCAAGTTCTTTCAGATGACATAGATTTAAGTCAAGCTACGATCGATGAATTCGTCCATTCCGGTGTCAATCTATGTTTTGGTATCTTAAAAGTAGTCATATCGCTTTTGCCGCCTGCTATTGGTGCAGTTCTTTCTGTAGTTGGTTTTAGAGGTTCCAGGGAAGAGGGTCTAAGGCTTGTTTGGAAAGCGACAAAGCAAAGAAATGTTCATGGTTGTATTGGTTTGTTGGCTTTAATGTTCTACTACGATGGACCCTTCCAATTTACTGACGATGACTTCGACATACCTGCAGCAATCAAGGATTCTAATGGCAGTGAGGATTCagacgatgaagatatgGACGGGCCTACATTGCTGCATCCTGGGAAGATTCTGGAGGACGCATTGTTGCAATCAAGAGCACTATTTCCCAACAGCGCATTATGGCTGTTGAATGAGGCAAGGATGCTGTCTGGTAAGGGGCGTTTAGAGGAGGCGGTCGCGCTGATGGATTCAATTGACGTTACCAAAATTCGCATGAGACAGGTTAAgtctttgatgatttttgaTCGCGCTATCACGTTAATTCATTTGCATCAATATGATAGAGCCGCAGAAGATATTCTATCGCTGTTGGACATTAGCGATTGGTCACATGCCTTTTACACATATTTTGCTGGTTGCTGCTATTTAGAAAACTGGCGAATGTGTGAAATGGGAATAATGAAGTCTGACCAAAAGGATGAGTATCAAGAGAAGGCTAAAGAACTCATTTTCAGTTCGGTGGATTTGCTAGGTAAGAAGactttcaaatcaaaaaatcttccattGGATAGGTTTATACTGAGAAAAGTTGAGCAGTTCAAGGAAAACGAAGAGGAACTTGGAGTGGAAAATCCACTGGATGCCATCGCTACTTCACCAGTGCACGAAATTGCATACTTCTATAATGGTTATAATAGAATGTCCGAAGAACATTTAAAATTAGCCAAGAAAATGCTAACAGAGTATAGAAACCCTGCCATTGAAGCCTTAGACCCAGATCAAGAGTTAGTCAAGGATCTTTTGGTTTCTTTGACATTAAGGAGACTGGGcaatattgaagaaggttGTGATATATTGGATGAAAAGGTTTTACCTAAATTCTTTTCCGTCCAAAATGGTAAGGTGAAGTATATCAAGAAGGCTGAAGATCCATGGGCTTATCCGACCGCCCTTTATGAACGCGCTCTATTCACGTGGAAACTAAAGGGTATGGAAGGCCTCTCAGAAAGCAAAGAATGGTTGTTGAGAGCTCAAGGCTATGCAGATGACTATGAGTTGAGTACGCGTGTAGGTATGAAGATTAAAGCTGCCATTGACCGGGTTGACCACTCGCTGTAA
- the NTR2 gene encoding Ntr2p (similar to Saccharomyces cerevisiae NTR2 (YKR022C); ancestral locus Anc_1.278), whose amino-acid sequence MAIKKRNKIRLPSNHPEELEEDISAQRSIQQIKPAVPSSLEDDDSDICALQPIKLKKVPKRKITFDGEQAVKENDSQYKGLYRSKENMDTSKANKDDEVILNMEDMMEEGHNLLSYLPDSGGSLEGVHSISVPTREEIVKIKTEKSIYRRNLDKGDVIREKDYVKLLNNEDKREIMETIKSNGGLKHATEKEVMNFSDDEMRDFQDERLALTDNQISIQKDFKRKIIEEAISDAPYRVNEEWETQLLSKGNMLKPNEETITPLPILFPGVNENRSDIEEISEMVSKIRLQGRKVEMRLQALERARMDLENSKANLINTLIDS is encoded by the coding sequence ATGGCgatcaagaagagaaacaaaattagATTGCCAAGCAACCACCCTGAGGAGCTTGAAGAAGACATCTCTGCTCAGAGGTCAATACAGCAAATAAAGCCTGCCGTACCAAGTAGtttagaagatgatgatagtgataTCTGTGCATTACAACCAATAAAGCTCAAGAAAGTTCCAAAACGAAAGATTACCTTTGATGGCGAGCAGGcagtaaaagaaaatgattcGCAGTACAAAGGCCTTTACCGCTCAAAAGAGAACATGGATACATCGAAGGCAAacaaagatgatgaagtaATTCTCAATATGGAAGACATGATGGAAGAAGGTCACAATTTGTTAAGTTATCTCCCAGACAGTGGTGGTAGTCTCGAGGGCGTGCACTCTATTAGCGTACCAACTCGTGAAGAAATAGTGAAAATAAAGACAGAAAAATCTATATATAGGAGGAACCTCGACAAAGGTGACGTTATAAGGGAAAAggattatgtaaaattgcTGAATAACGAGGACAAACGCGAAATCATGGAGACAATAAAATCCAATGGTGGTTTGAAACATGCAACTGAAAAAGAGGTTATGAATtttagtgatgatgaaatgCGAGATTTTCAGGATGAAAGGCTTGCCCTGACAGATAACCAGATTTCCATTCAAAAAGATTTTAAGAGAAAGATTATTGAGGAAGCCATAAGCGATGCGCCGTACAGAGTCAATGAAGAATGGGAAACACAACTTTTAAGCAAGGGAAATATGCTTAAACCCAATGAAGAGACGATTACACCTTTACCAATTCTTTTCCCTGGCGTTAATGAAAACAGAAGCGACATTGAGGAAATAAGCGAGATGGTATCGAAGATCCGTTTACAAGGGAGGAAGGTCGAAATGAGATTACAAGCTTTGGAAAGGGCGAGAATGGATTTGGAGAATTCAAAGGCAAATCTAATAAATACGCTCATAGatagttga
- the ALY1 gene encoding Aly1p (similar to Saccharomyces cerevisiae ALY2 (YJL084C) and ALY1 (YKR021W); ancestral locus Anc_1.282), whose product MLQSNTENDTVAPVFPIEQDINAAPDAVPLVQTTTLQVFVKLAEPTVFLKGFETNGLSEIAPSILRGSLIVRVLKPKKLKSISITFKGISRTEWPEGIPPKREEFSDVETVVNHTWPFYQADDHMNSFTLEDHSSNKSSNRPSVSDEDYILEKSGASIYIPPATRPVKDNSNLSLDAYERNSLSSDNLSNKPVSSEISNDSSIPPVVQKTPEGSYSRRGSVPANFHGNTLSPHTFISDLFTRTFSNNGATQSPDQEDNYITPSKDAKEVFTFRPGDYIYTFEQPISQTYPESINANFGSVEYRLSLDMERFGAFKSAIHAQLPIQVVRLPSDGSVEETEAIAISKDWKDLLHYDVVIFSKEIVLNAFLPIDFHFAPLDKVTLHRIRIYLTESMEYICNSNTNHEKARRLEPTKKFLLAEHNGPKLSHISAGSNPLKAKNRGNLLLDEKSGDLVNKDFQFEVFIPSKFTNSIRLHPDTNYDKIKAHHWIKICLRLSKKFGDNRKHFEITIDSPIHILNQLCSHANTLLPSYESHFQYRDTNGNLAPAADQPNYATHHDSNFFFPKEVLSSPVLSPNVQKTNIKIPSDLPVVRNRTESVEDNKSDDVSKKKTQSCNVFASKQLVANIYKPNQIPRELTSPQALPLSPIASPILYHQPLSNSPPPDFDFDIAKHGMSDENAIPVDPPSYLDVLQADGIGLPCYDTGSSKIPELKLNKSRETLASIEEDSFNGWSQIDDLSDEDDNDGDIASGFNFRLSNSASSENINSHTPILQSLNMSLDGRKKNRASLHAAPVLPSTVRQSNQHFNDISQMLGSDDGDTSKGQSLTPNKKLPILKINDNIIRPKSDSRFDDLGDGRDSSVDITAFYDPRMSSDSKFDWEVAKNRIDPTGYSVNVASDNRVMDDFKKAFREKRK is encoded by the coding sequence ATGCTACAATCTAACACAGAAAATGATACTGTAGCTCCAGTGTTCCCCATAGAGCAAGATATAAACGCTGCACCTGATGCCGTTCCATTGGTGCAGACAACAACGTTACAAGTTTTCGTGAAGCTTGCTGAACCGACAGTGTTTTTGAAAGGCTTTGAAACCAACGGATTGTCTGAAATAGCCCCCAGTATCTTAAGAGGATCCCTTATCGTCAGAGTATTGaaaccaaagaaattgaaaagtatATCGATAACGTTCAAAGGAATCTCTAGAACAGAATGGCCAGAAGGCATACCaccaaaaagagaagagtTTTCAGACGTTGAAACTGTTGTTAATCACACTTGGCCATTTTATCAAGCAGATGACCATATGAATTCATTCACTTTGGAGGATCACAGCTCAAATAAGTCGTCTAATCGCCCATCTGTAAGTGATGAAGACTATATACTCGAGAAAAGTGGTGCTTCAATATATATTCCACCAGCCACTAGACCCGTCAAAGATAACAGCAATTTGAGTCTGGATGCGTACGAACGCAATTCACTCTCGTCAGATAACCTAAGTAACAAGCCAGTGTCAAGTGAAATTTCTAACGATAGTAGTATACCTCCGGTTGTTCAGAAAACGCCAGAGGGCTCATATAGTCGAAGAGGATCGGTACCCGCAAATTTTCACGGTAATACGTTGTCACCACACACCTTCATATCAGATTTGTTTACAAGAACATTCAGTAATAATGGTGCTACTCAAAGTCCAGATCAAGAAGATAATTATATCACGCCGTCCAAAGACGCGAAAGAGGTTTTTACCTTTCGGCCAGGTGACTATATTTACACTTTTGAGCAACCAATATCACAGACTTATCCTGAGAGTATAAATGCCAATTTTGGTTCCGTGGAGTATAGACTCTCATTAGATATGGAACGGTTCGGTGCATTCAAATCAGCCATACACGCTCAATTACCCATTCAAGTCGTACGGCTTCCCTCTGATGGTTCGGTGGAGGAAACTGAAGCTATTGCAATCTCGAAGGATTGGAAGGATCTTCTACATTATGACGTagtcattttttcaaaggaaattgtTTTGAATGCATTTTTACCCATCGATTTCCATTTCGCTCCATTGGATAAAGTTACCTTACATCGAATAAGAATATATCTAACCGAGTCCATGGAATACATTTGTAATAGTAACACTAATCATGAAAAGGCTCGTCGATTGGAGCCaaccaaaaaatttctgtTAGCTGAACACAATGGTCCAAAACTGTCGCACATTTCTGCTGGTTCGAATCCGTTGAAGGCCAAAAACAGGGGAAACCTCCTATTAGATGAAAAATCCGGCGATCTAGTGAACAAAGATTTCCAATTCGAGGTATTTATACCAAGTAAGTTCACAAATAGTATACGATTACACCCCGATACCAACTATGATAAAATTAAGGCTCATCATTGGATAAAAATTTGCCTTCgtctttccaaaaaattcgGAGACAATAGaaaacattttgaaattacTATTGATTCCCCGATCCACATATTAAATCAACTGTGCTCCCATGCGAACACTTTACTACCAAGTTATGAAAGCCATTTTCAATACCGCGATACAAATGGCAATCTTGCGCCAGCGGCAGACCAACCGAATTACGCAACTCATCACGACtcgaattttttctttccaaaggAAGTTCTATCATCACCTGTTCTCTCACCAAATGTGCAGAAAACCAACATCAAAATACCGTCTGATCTTCCGGTCGTCCGTAACAGAACTGAAAGTGTGGAGGACAATAAGTCAGATGAtgtttccaagaaaaagaccCAAAGCTGTAACGTCTTCGCATCCAAACAATTGGTCGCAAACATTTATAAACCTAACCAAATCCCAAGAGAATTAACATCCCCTCAGGCATTACCATTGTCCCCCATCGCCTCACCGATACTGTACCATCAGCCGTTATCAAACTCACCTCCTCcagattttgattttgatataGCCAAACATGGCATGTCCGATGAAAACGCTATTCCTGTCGATCCTCCAAGCTATCTCGATGTTCTACAGGCTGATGGTATTGGTTTACCGTGTTATGATACCGGTTCATCTAAAATTCCAGAACTTAAGTTGAATAAGTCTAGGGAAACGTTGGCTAGCATCGAGGAGGATTCCTTCAACGGTTGGTCACAGATCGATGATTTAtccgatgaagatgataatgatggCGATATAGCATCCGGTTTTAACTTCAGACTATCAAACAGCGCTTCCAGTGAAAATATTAATTCGCACACTCCTATTTTACAGTCTTTAAACATGAGCCTCGatggaagaaagaaaaatcgcGCCAGTCTACATGCGGCGCCAGTATTACCTAGTACAGTAAGACAGAGTAATCAACATTTTAATGATATAAGCCAAATGCTAGGCAGTGACGATGGTGATACTTCGAAAGGACAATCATTGACCCCCAATAAAAAACTGCCAATACttaaaatcaatgataATATCATACGGCCAAAGAGTGATAGTAGATTTGATGATCTCGGAGACGGAAGGGATTCTTCAGTAGATATCACAGCATTCTATGATCCAAGAATGTCATCGGATTCCAAATTTGATTGGGAAGTAGCCAAGAATCGTATAGATCCAACAGGTTATTCTGTAAATGTTGCCAGTGACAATCGTGTAATGGACGACTTTAAGAAAGCATTTCGCGAAAAGAGAAAGTGA